In Lolium rigidum isolate FL_2022 chromosome 3, APGP_CSIRO_Lrig_0.1, whole genome shotgun sequence, the genomic window tttacacacgtgggacaaggagtctccggagatcacataagtaaaattcacttgactagcataatgacatctagattacaagcatcatcatatgaatctcaatcatgtaaggcagctcatgagattattgtattgaagtacttaggagagagatgaaccacatagctaccggtacagccccgagcctcgatggagaactactccctcctcatgggagacagcagcgttgatggagatggcggtggtgtcgatggaggagccttccgggggcacttccccgttccggcggcgtgccggaacagagactcctgtcccccagatcttggcttcgcgatggcagcggctctggaaggttttccgtatcgtggttcttccgtatcgaagttttaggtcgaggggcttcttataggcgaagaggcggcgtcagagggtcgaagaggcggcgacaccatagggtggcgtgggccacacccaggccgcgccggcctatggtctggtgggcctgtggcccccctctggtccttcccgggtgttctggaagcttcgtggaaaaataggaacctgggtcttgatttcgtccgattccgagaatatttccttactaggatttctggaaccaaaaacagcagaaaacaggaactggcctttcggcatctcgtcaataggttagttccggaaaacgcataaatatgacatataatgtgcataaaacatgtagatatcatcaataatgtggcatggaacataagaaattatcgatacgtcggagacgtatcaccggccccGTTGGCCCACGCCAAGTCCTCCGCGGGAGGGGAGAGGAATCCCTGCCATCGCCAGCGCACGGGCTTTGCCCAGCGACGCCCCccgccggcggcgaggagaggGAGGAGCAGGGGAGGGGGTGGGGCCTGGgcaggtggcggctagggttccctcCCTTGGCTAAAGGGGAGGCACACAAGGGACTTAGAGGACGTAAGAGAAACCTTATAGgaaaatatggtggggttaagcggcagcgcgcaagtactgaaaacctatagagacactcaaaACTTACAGGTGCTAGAATAGATAAGAGAGtgcactaacagttctatactctgcaaacataacccggTCGATGTATTCCCCTTTCGCAAAGGTACAAGTActaacaagggcactcacactgttgacaagttttattaggtaacaCTTGTAGTGATGCtaaattactacgcaagttattaacaaattattagcatcaacataaaggtgtaagttgttctatgatcaagctatacaattccaagtcaccCATaaacgcggacacggcttatcgataagatgtacaccctgcagggttgcccaaatgtaaccatatgcATGGTCGACCCGCTTACGACatgcgatgtctcacaacaagaccgtttccagttcaacaagaaagtataggggggccacccaactaagctacccgtgacgaaattCGGCCGTACTCCAAGACGGACTtagggtttgcgtcggcggctatGCATGCAAACCACACGTTTTCGCTAAACGTcctgcggggtacagtacagaatataaaccacccgaaggcaacataatgtaaacacccgaaggcaacagtaagtaaagcatggcatacatagcataggcaaataaaatcaaggttgtggcccccttttcaactgacttgaaaaAGGTAATTggtgaggggggtcccgataatcatccccacgcatgggtagagcgctcaatctcggaacagacaacaaaaactcgggtcctaggggacattagcgagacaaAGATCTGATGTTTTCGCAAAGGGACTCACAGATTCCACtgtttacaattttagttgttaacaattaagtagggTATGAGCATCTCCCACAACTAATATAACGTGTGATaatctcccaacaacccaacatatataTAGATAACAACAGATCTctaagcatgcactacgactcgtaaGATAGacacgataaccaaacaatagttgtaggagggtggtggaggcaatatgagcTACTTgtggtaacaagtggataggacacgtgacaagaacgcaaatcAAGGTTAGCATaagagagaaggcaaaataaaataggtgagcaacTCCTGCAGAGACTGGAGTTtagaaaatgcttgcctgttaagattgccgaggaacatccggaggacttgtcgtatctcacatcaccactttgtGATCCTATCTGGGAAGAAGCAAAtggtggaacacacaacgtatgcaagtcttactactacggataaagaaccggcatgagcaagatgcaggcatgcatgacatggcaacgatgatgcgatgcaacttatccaaattaagcggaaCCGAAGTCCACACAAACAATTATTAGATTCAAGTTATTTTTCTACCCCACAATATTAAATGTTGTTAGCGTGGCAAAGCATGTCATGGGTGCGCTACAcaaatttaaatggaaccggAACACGATAAATAattcccgcacaattccatatttaattattaGGTGAGTCGCTATTAACCCGAACCCACAAGATATGCGATGCAATGCGGCATGATGAATTGATGCAACAAGATATAGATgacacatttataaaataggGTTTGTTAGGGTCGAGGTCTCACGGTAGGGGAACCTTGGTGGACGCCGgattgacgaggaagaagaagaagcctagGTTTCGGACTTCGGATCCGGGAAGAAGAACTCGAGGTTCCACGACAAGGGTCTTCGGGTTTGGCAGCTTGGTTTGTCGGTGAAGACCTTGAGAACATCGCGCACTAGTTTTCCAGCGACGCGTGCATTCTTCAAAACCTCAACATCAGGTTGATCTCGCCGACGAGAAGAACTTGGCATGTGCATTTCCAGAAGATCTTGGCGATGAAAAACACCAAGCAACTATTGTTGTATGCGTTCACGCATCAAGGGGGGTCGCCGCGCTGGACTGCACCAAAACGGCGAAAACTGCTGGCCATgtactgttgttgttgttacacgGCAAGAGGAGCCGCATCGCACACGGTGAAGGAGGCCCTGACTCTCGAAGCCGAACGGCTGGCGACGAGGCGCAGGCGAATTTGGCGACGGAAGACGGATGGCACGCACGGCCAGAGGGCGGGACGGCGGAGTGTAAAACCGCTAGGGGAGAGCTGGTGatgtttttctgttttgttttaaacCCTTTTTTCAAAAAGATTTTTAGAGCAGAAAAATaagcataaaatatattttaatttgAGATATAAAGGGAGGGAttatttttagcaacaaaattaGGGTTTAGTAAAATAATTTTGAGTTCAAAAATATTCATGATACCATGATGACTTGGAACGACACTGAAAAACAAGAAGCGGCGAAAAATCTAATATAGGATTTCGACAGCGATGGAACTGACAACGATGCCCTTGTAACCTGAGATGCATGACGATGGGTgcttcatccccaagagcagaatGCTGAGAGGGGGTTAATTAGCCTATCTCGATGACTTGATGGAATAGAACCATGTTCGTCCATGGCGAGTGTGTTCGGTCTTGCTATCTCGGCACTTAACACATAGTGTAACGACATCACTGCGCTGCTGATCAAGCGCTTGTGTATGGTGATATCCTCTGTCATCAGATCTTTTGCATGGGATTCGGTCTGCTTACATCGTATGGAAATCCCGTGAGCAGGATTGTGAAAAGATTGTTAGCTGTGTCGCGGAGCCCCAGATTAGCATGGCTCAAACGTCCCAGCAATGGCACATGGAAAAAGCATAATACGTCTGTCTGAAAACTTGTTGGTTTGGTGTCTTCTGATGTAGTATGAACTAAGCAATCATGACATTTTGAAATTACTGAAGCTTTCATTCATTCTGATGTGAAAGGAGATTAATTAAACACAAGGTTCAAGTGTAGAGGATGTTGCCATCATGGCAACAAATCTGATGAGTACGTCTCAAAATTCTACACGTGCACAAAGTGGTTCCAACATACATTTTtagtgtcatgtgtaaaaaagataaattttggtgTAAAAAAAGGCTGTGTGCGTGACTTTTTTATCCCTTTCACAgaagtcacaaaaaatgtcgggttttcgtaaaacttgatgtgTGTACGTAGAATGTCGATATGTAAGCGTGaaagtttttgttcaaatttttttaacattttaaaatattttttcctGGTGGTAGAAGCATATGCTCTCATGTGCCGAATTAAATATCGGTAAGATGCTTGCTATTGAGCAACTGTCCCTCAGCGGAGTTTGAGACGTTTATCAGAAACTTAGGCATGCAACCTTCCTTAAATATCGGTATTATACTTGCTCGGAGTATCAACTAAGCAATCACGATCTATGAAATTACTGAAGCTTTCATTCATTGTGAGATCAAAGGACACTAAACACAGGCTTCAAGTGTAGAGTATGTTGGCATCATGGCAACAAATCTGATGCAATACAAGGCTCGAGTCTGAAACTGAAAGCGTGTAAGTACGTGCTACAGCTTGCTTGTGCCCTGCTTAGGTAGGCTTCCCATGGCCCTGGCCTTCTCCCGGAGCAGATACTTCTGCGTCTTGCCCGTGGATGTCTTGGGCAGGTCGGCGAAGACCACCGTCCTCGGCGCCATGTAGCGTGGCAGCCGTTCCCGGCAGAATCCAATGATGTCTGCTTCCGTCGCATTGGCGCCGTCCTTGAGTGTGATGAACGCGCACGGCGTCTCGCCCCAGTGGTCGTCGGGCCTCGCGACCACGGCGGCGTCCAGCACGGCGGGGTGGCCGAACAGCGCCGACTCCACCTCGATGGAGCTGATGTTCTCGCCGCCCGATATGATTATGTCCTTGGACCGGTCCTTGAGCTGGATGTACCCGTCCGGGTGCCGCACGGCGAGGTCCCCTGAGCGCAGCCACCCGCCGCGCATGGCCTCCGCCGTGGCAGCCGCGTCTTTGTAGTACCCGCTCATCACCGTGTTCCCGCGGAGCATGACCTCGCCGACGGTGCGCCCGTCGGAGGGCACGGTCGCCATGGTCACCGGGTCCTTGATCTCCAAGCCATCCAGCATCAACTGGGGCACGCCCTGCCGCGCCATGATCCGGGCGCGTTCGGCGGCCGGTAGCGCGTCCCACTCCGGCTTCCACACGCACAGCGTCGCCGCACCGTACGTCTCGGTGAGGCCGTACCCGTGGACGACGTTGAACCCGAGCTCGTCCATCTTGGCCAGGAtgtgcggcggcggaggcgcgccGCCCGTGGAGATGCGCACCGTGCCCGGCAGCGGCCTCTGCTCTGACGCCGGCGCGTTGACGAGCATGCTGAGCACCGTGGGCGCGCCGCCCATGTTGGTCACCCTGTGGCGCACGATCTTCTCGAAGACGACCTTGGGCGACAAGCTCCCGGCCATGCAGACGCTGGTGCCGCCCTGCGCCGCCGTGCCCCAAACCATGCACCACCCGTTGCAGTGGAACATGGGCACGGTCCAGAGGTACACCGGCATGGTCGGCATCTCGTTGGAGACCACCGCGGCCAGCGTGTTGAGGTACGCGCCACGGTGGCTGTAGATGACGCCCTTGGGCCGCGATGTGGTCCCCGACGTGTAGTTCAGGGATATCGGGTCGCACTCGTCGGCGGGCCACCTGATCTCGAAGCCGCGCGGCGCGGTCCTCAGAAGGGCCTCGTACTCCGGCGCACCCTCGCTGCTACTATCGCCGTCGGTGATCGTGACGAGGAGAGGCATGCTGGCTTTGTCTTCGGCGAGCAGCGCAAGCGCGTCGCGGGCGACGGCGAGGAACTGCGACTCAACGAGGAAGACCTTGGCCTCCGAGTGGCTGAGGAGCACGGACACCATGGCCGCGTCGAGCCGGGTGTTGAGCGTGCACAGGACGCCGCCGGTCATGGGCACGCTGAAGTGCAGCTCGTACATGGCCGGCGTGTTCGCGGCCAGGACTGCCACCACGTCCCGGCGGCCGACGCCGAGGCGCGCGAGCGCGGACGCGCCGGCGAGGCACCGGTCCCGCGTGTGGCGCCAGGAGTACTCCCTGTCACCGAAGACGACGGCCGTGCGCGCGCCgtacacgagcgcggcgcgctccAGGAAGCTCAGCGGCGTCAGCGGCACATAGTTTGCTTCGCACCGCACCGATCCATCCATGGCGACCGATGTCTGTGAGAAATGAGATCCACCGAGGACTGAGCCTGTGCTTGATCTGAGCTCAGCATTATTCGTCAATCATCTACTAAAAAAAGGTATGCCGGCAATCCATTTCCTGCCCTGACTATTTGATTATTACGTTCATGCATGTGTTCATCTTTTTGGACTAGTGGTGGTATCTATTATATTTAAACAAACGCACGCTATCAACCAAGTGGAATCTCTTTTCAATTGTATACTTGCAGCTGGCTCTAGGTGGCTTTGTGGCAAGCTGCAAGGGCACTGATCGAGACTGAAACTTAGTGTTTTGTATTCCGAACACGGCCAAAATTTCCAAACATTAGAGGCTTTACATGTTTCTAGCCTGACGCATTACCTTAATGGTACTCCGATACACACGGCATTAAAACAAACAAAAGGCAAAATAGTAAAATTCATGCTACACTGCTCTATTTCTTGTAGCAGCAAgataaaaagttcaaattttccAAAAGCGACGCTTCCAAacggaaacagtgcacaaacgttGTCATcgtccgatcatagatcttagatttCACCCTAGAGATAATTCTCActttcaaaacaatgtcttcaacaagaaaaTTATAAGGTAACCAATTAAAtcagaccttagattttcacaCTAAAAGATCAGACTAATAACTtctcatgtgttgtcgcccccatttGCATACTGCTGCTACGAGTCCTGAAACACCAAGCAAATTCCTCATTGCTGCAATGAATTGAATCGCCATTACTAGACCTAAGCTCTCGGCTTCCATGACATTCTCCGCCTCTAAATTAACCATGAAATGAAACATGTCCCAAGATTGGAGCATATAGCAGAGCTTCACGTTGCTCTctcctgaaaccaaacggtcggggAAAAAAATATAGGTGCGTCAACCAGATcccatccgatccagcaaactccaggcatgaTGTGCCCAATGGAGTTcgggccggcggagccttccgaaactcaataGTTTGGTCAGATCAAAGAGGACAAGCATCAAACAGATCTGTGTCTAGGTGCAAGAGGAACCATAGGACCGCCGTCATTATTCTGGCGAGACAGCGCCCCCATGCCGCCGCTTGTCGGCTGACCCCCTTCGGCGGAAGAGGAGGCAAGCCTACGCATGAACCACGTGCTCACAACGGCCCGCTAGTCTCCACACCTAGCAAGATAGCCATCACGATGCCACAGCGCGGCCGGCAGTGTGAACCACGCCGCCTCCCCATGCACGTACGGATGACCGGCAGCCACACGGGAGCCTAGACCTACAACCGTCGTGTCACCCCAAGCCCGGACGTCCAAGGGAATCCCCCGCCGCCACGAACAGGGCATTGCCCATCGCCGTGAGTAGGAACTTCATCTCGGGTGGACGCTACGCCCAAGGAATGTCGTCGCATGCCCGGTATCGCCGCCCAGCCTCCGTGCGCAGATGATCACCAGCGCCGTCCCCAGCTTCCACAGCGATCACTGCCGCGATCAACCCCCCGCCGGCACCTACGGCACCGAACATTCCGCCACCGCGGCCCAGGCTGGCAATAGTGTCGGCAGAGGAGGCCACCAAGACTTTGCTGGTTGACGGCTACGATTTCGCCCTGGTAACGCCCAGGGGGTACTGCAACCGTCCACCAGAGGCTTGACATGACGAGTCCAAGCATGGAGCGAGTTCAAAGGGTTTAGGCACAAATTCGTGAGCTTCTCAACCCATATGTACACTGTCAGTGGAACCGGGCATGTACCTTAGCGAGCGTATCGCCTTTGTGTCACACACTATTGTAGAATGTCAGGTATTGATCTTGTAGAGTGGCATTTCCAAGCCACTTATCCTCCCATAACCTAATATCCAATCCATCCCTAATAAAGAAAAGCCCATATGGGAATAAGAATTTCTTCAtcaccataagaccagcccacAAGTGTGAGTCTCTAGGTTTCCAAAAACCCTGAGACAACGCACATGAGCCAACATATTTTCTTCTAAGCTTCAGCAAGGAGCTTGAACCATTTACCAATGAGGGTCATGTTCTTGACCTCAAGGTCTTGAATCCCAAATCCTACTTGGCCTTTGGGGCGGAAAATCACACTCCACTTAGGCAATCGATATTTCCTCTTCTCGCTatcaccttgccaaaagaatctttatCAAAATAATCCAATCATTTTAAAAATCCTTTTCAAAGTTGGAAGAAtaaaatcatatacagtaccatgttacTTAGTACTAAAATAATGAGAATCAATCTTCCACCCAAGGATAATAGTTTTCCTTTCCAGCTAGATAATCTAGTTTGCGGTCGTTCTTCCACCAGTTTCCATTCAGCATTTGTAAGCCTCCAATAATGAATCGAAATACGCAAATCggaagaagcctggtgaccgggtgtatacgtgagcacgcatccattggttgacacgtatcacatctagcaatccactgttaccatcattgttgggttagcaaaccacatcagcactaacaacacttccaaatcacgcaggacccacctttttgaattcaaatagtgggctagatgcactttcaaatcacgtaggacccacgccaagtacgcttagcgatggataagataacgtcaagccaacatatccaattgacgagaaccggatctcaacgcagatcgtgtggcatctagagggtgctcacgtatacaccgagtcaccaaatccactctcatacCAAATACTTAGTAGGAAATTGACATTGGCGCAGCCAAATAACTCAGCATACAGGGCGACATCTTCCTTgagcctcgccaaaacaaaacaactcattcttatggaaattaatctttaGACCCGACAATTACTCGAACAATAGAATTAACTTCAGTTTTCTTGCTTTTTTGATGCCATGTTCCATAAGAAGAATTGTATTGTAAGCATATTTATAAATAGTAATCCTTGATCAACCAGATGAGGAATCACACCTTCAAATTTTCCATCAGACTTTGCACGTTGAATCATGCCGGTGAGCATATCAgtcactatattaaatagcattAGCGATAATGGGTCACCTTGTCGAAGCCCCTTCTTGGTCTGGAAGTATTTGCCAATGTTACAATTGACTTCAATTGAAACACTTCCGCCCGAAATGAAGCTATGTATTAAAGCACGTCACTCATCAGAAAAACCTTTAATTCTGAAAGTCTGCTAAAAGAAAGAACACTTAAATTATTCGTAGGCTTTCTCAAAATAAATTTTTAAGATTATCTCATTCCACCTTTTCTAGTGTAGTTGGTAAAACGTTTCATGTAAGATAACCACCCCATATAGGATGTTTCGTCCTTGCCTAAAAGCAATCTGAGAAGGACGAATCACATGATCACCAAATAGTTTAGCCTTATCGTGGAAACCTTGATGAAATTTTCGGTTAGGTGGATATTGCTAGATCATTTCTGCATCATTAACCTTAGCTAGTAAAATTATTTCACCAAACTTTAGGCGGAACAATTCTAATTTGTCTGCTATGAAGGGagttgaacaaatctagaagatgtGACTTGATAACATCCTAGAAATTGTGATAGAATTCAGCTGGGGGGCCATTAGGACCTGAAGATTTGTTGTGTTTCAAAAATCTCTTTTCTTACTTCTCCCTCGGTATAAGGTGTTGTAAGATATTTTCCTCATCCGAAACATAGGGAATATTATCGGTTCGAGACACATCCAAAGAGAAGTTGCCTTCGTTGGGTTGCGCCGAACAAAGCTCGgtaattagttaacagtataactcAACCAACTAGGACTCACCACAGCGATTTGAAGCTTTGCACCGTCAGATCTGGCCGTTCGACGTTCGAGATCATTCCCAGTCACCGAAGCGTCGGTTAACCCAGTTTCCATCGGCAGGTCGCGTCAAATAGGCCAGCCGGCCATTACAGGGCCGCTACTCCAGAGATCGAGTTAGTCACTTTGTAGTTAACTGGGCCGTTACCTCCACGAAGCCCATGTTTCAGCCACACTAGGCCTCCCTCTCTCCCACTCCCAACGCCTCCTCCCCTCCCGACGTCTCCTTTCCAGCAACCTTCaaatgctcatggccttcaattgtACCTTCATCAAGAAGTAGTGAACAAATAATTTTCTCCATGTGCCTGCCATTGACAGTACTATAGAAATATCTTGTATTTGGATCTCCTTCATAAATGAATTGGGATTTAGAACATTGAAGGATGAGATGAAATGTGTTCAGTTTATACTCCCCTTTATGAATATAAAAAGTTTTGGTAGTTTAACATATTTAGGAACGGAGGTTCAAATATTTAATAGCCATTGGCTAACATGTGTGAAATTTCAATGAGCTTAACAAAAATGGAAACGATTATGAATTTTACGATTCCGGGGGATGCGGTGTCTACTAGAGAATAGAGATGCTCTTATCAAACTAGGTTataatttctaaactaaaaaaacaaaaatatcaACTTGAAGTGAGATCTAGTTTCGAGACCAAACTAATCGTCATTGGGTGGGTAACTTACATACTACATATTGGATAACTTGCACGTTACTTCTGGGTAACTTCAATTTCAGTTTCGAAAAAAATGTCGAAACATATTATCGTATGATCTAGTTTCAAAGATGTCGTCGCTGCCCAGTTAAAAGAAATCCTTATACTTCAGCTTTATATAAGACGGGTAAACATGAAAATGGCCGTAC contains:
- the LOC124695285 gene encoding butanoate--CoA ligase AAE1-like, with product MDGSVRCEANYVPLTPLSFLERAALVYGARTAVVFGDREYSWRHTRDRCLAGASALARLGVGRRDVVAVLAANTPAMYELHFSVPMTGGVLCTLNTRLDAAMVSVLLSHSEAKVFLVESQFLAVARDALALLAEDKASMPLLVTITDGDSSSEGAPEYEALLRTAPRGFEIRWPADECDPISLNYTSGTTSRPKGVIYSHRGAYLNTLAAVVSNEMPTMPVYLWTVPMFHCNGWCMVWGTAAQGGTSVCMAGSLSPKVVFEKIVRHRVTNMGGAPTVLSMLVNAPASEQRPLPGTVRISTGGAPPPPHILAKMDELGFNVVHGYGLTETYGAATLCVWKPEWDALPAAERARIMARQGVPQLMLDGLEIKDPVTMATVPSDGRTVGEVMLRGNTVMSGYYKDAAATAEAMRGGWLRSGDLAVRHPDGYIQLKDRSKDIIISGGENISSIEVESALFGHPAVLDAAVVARPDDHWGETPCAFITLKDGANATEADIIGFCRERLPRYMAPRTVVFADLPKTSTGKTQKYLLREKARAMGSLPKQGTSKL